One stretch of Lacimicrobium alkaliphilum DNA includes these proteins:
- a CDS encoding GGDEF domain-containing protein, whose product MLSFGFNTAVLFIITTAFYFMIFILPRQAKANQQVALYCFQYSFVTTFLAFLAFTLRFQQWFELSVFLTSLFLLGALYLFYIGVRSRFALHLSRRGYWLIVAHILLFSILQWLTLYFSLSALVRDVIAFFNLSLPLWLTIFFLHQHPQRSNYGDRLVKIALAVIWLVLTLLLPSYIALTAPDSKELINIATLLAMVLECLLFCGVAISYIYDLVEKLKNDAYTDKLTGLRNRRFFNRITSGVFSSAQRYGLSTCVILADIDDFKKLNDTQGHIKGDGAIRSVADTLKGLLREEDILIRFGGEEFLALLPNTDFSTAEKVAERMCAAVEALPAENPALKVTLSLGVSQVENLQDLEAAIHRADAAMYQAKQQGKNQVARDKDVPPLAATCD is encoded by the coding sequence TTGCTAAGTTTTGGGTTTAACACTGCGGTGTTGTTTATTATCACCACAGCGTTTTATTTTATGATCTTTATCCTGCCCCGGCAGGCAAAAGCCAATCAGCAGGTCGCCCTCTATTGTTTTCAATATTCCTTTGTCACGACTTTTCTGGCCTTTCTGGCCTTCACACTGAGATTTCAGCAATGGTTTGAGTTATCGGTATTCCTTACCAGTTTATTTTTGCTCGGTGCCTTATATTTGTTTTATATCGGTGTCAGGTCCCGTTTTGCCCTCCACCTGAGCAGACGGGGTTATTGGCTTATTGTGGCTCATATTCTGCTGTTCTCGATCTTGCAGTGGCTGACTCTGTATTTTTCTCTGTCGGCTTTGGTAAGAGATGTTATTGCGTTTTTTAATCTGTCTCTACCTTTGTGGCTGACCATCTTTTTTCTGCATCAGCACCCACAACGAAGTAATTACGGTGATCGTCTGGTAAAAATCGCGCTGGCAGTGATCTGGCTGGTACTGACATTGTTGCTGCCTTCGTATATTGCGCTTACTGCACCAGACAGCAAGGAGCTTATCAATATCGCCACCTTGCTGGCGATGGTTCTGGAGTGTTTGTTATTTTGCGGTGTCGCTATCAGCTATATCTACGACCTGGTAGAAAAGCTTAAGAATGACGCCTACACCGATAAACTCACCGGGCTCAGAAACAGGCGGTTTTTTAATCGTATTACCTCGGGAGTGTTTTCTTCTGCCCAGCGCTACGGACTCAGTACCTGCGTCATTCTTGCCGATATAGATGACTTTAAAAAGCTTAATGATACGCAGGGCCATATAAAAGGTGACGGCGCGATTCGATCAGTGGCAGACACGCTCAAGGGATTATTGCGGGAAGAAGACATTTTAATCCGTTTTGGTGGTGAAGAGTTTCTGGCGTTGTTGCCTAATACTGACTTTTCTACTGCGGAAAAAGTGGCCGAGAGAATGTGTGCAGCTGTTGAAGCGCTGCCTGCTGAAAACCCGGCCCTGAAAGTCACCCTGAGTCTTGGTGTCAGCCAGGTAGAAAATCTGCAGGATCTGGAAGCGGCTATTCATCGTGCCGATGCTGCTATGTATCAGGCCAAGCAGCAGGGAAAAAATCAGGTGGCCAGGGATAAAGACGTTCCCCCCTTGGCGGCCACCTGTGATTAA
- a CDS encoding esterase/lipase family protein, whose product MLFYLTLIVVSLPVAIAISYAVAILWLYIRVKHFYGRNYLRFYKLSPAQLWLFYTEVIRAVVLMSLWLVFKSNKNGLHKPSAPDKPAILCVHGFHMNGSCFWGLRRRLEQAGFATYSVSLGRPYVDPSKYVDSLHQALAQTFMNNQQQPVHLLAHSMGGLVCRMLLQHYPEDKHRIKSIITLGTPHHGTQAIGDFTLPWLKEMFHPHSPLLHQLPEFSQLAPELPVMTIASVNDLVVYPAHRALLKNSTRVRFVTISHMGLLLNSRVKRRISRWLTQST is encoded by the coding sequence ATGCTGTTTTATCTGACACTTATTGTTGTGAGTTTACCTGTGGCCATTGCTATCAGCTATGCTGTGGCCATCCTGTGGCTGTATATCCGGGTAAAACACTTTTATGGCCGCAATTACCTTCGCTTTTATAAACTCAGCCCCGCACAGCTCTGGCTTTTCTATACTGAGGTCATCCGGGCGGTAGTACTAATGAGTCTATGGCTGGTTTTTAAAAGCAATAAAAACGGTCTGCACAAGCCATCAGCGCCTGACAAACCGGCGATACTCTGCGTACACGGGTTTCATATGAACGGCAGTTGCTTCTGGGGATTGCGTCGGAGGCTGGAACAAGCCGGGTTTGCGACCTACAGTGTCAGCCTGGGCCGCCCCTATGTGGATCCCAGCAAATATGTGGACAGCCTGCATCAGGCATTGGCGCAGACCTTTATGAATAATCAGCAACAGCCGGTACATCTTCTCGCTCACTCAATGGGCGGGCTGGTTTGTCGCATGTTATTGCAGCACTACCCTGAAGATAAGCACCGTATTAAGTCCATCATTACCCTCGGCACGCCCCATCATGGCACCCAGGCGATAGGCGATTTCACCCTGCCCTGGCTCAAAGAGATGTTTCATCCACACAGCCCGCTGCTGCATCAACTGCCTGAATTCAGCCAACTGGCCCCTGAACTGCCGGTTATGACCATCGCTTCGGTTAACGATTTAGTGGTTTACCCCGCCCATCGTGCTCTGCTGAAAAACAGTACCAGAGTCAGGTTTGTCACCATCAGCCATATGGGATTATTACTGAATAGCAGAGTAAAGCGGCGGATCAGCCGCTGGTTGACCCAATCCACATAG
- a CDS encoding response regulator, with protein MEKDDLSNLDALNVLIIDDQTLVHDILKSTFYDLGIRTVKSAENAFFGLRLCEQQRFHVVICAFNVKSDKDGFHLLEELKFKGHVTKRTILIFLSADTDESLVNSIAELQPDDFWVKPLSPAQVKKRLPHVLEVKKTLYNIYQAVDNKDFGKAIYYADRHLLNPALAKYQMQLLRMKGESLLALCELEDAEAYYRGLMEKYTAPWVYLGFIKVLLRQDKMQEIKELLAQLTDKVETRFATYDLLAQYYIEREDYEQAYEEIKKAAELAPRNIERNKKLWDLARLTHDHQGQYKATQAMAKYAKNSIHDSPALLFNVIRSGIDLACTLTGEASLKILKQSERYIADLENNYAGNEEFKEQLVVVKARVHNAREERDRAERIVDAHVTLKATPSVEDNLDKVKVFHELGRREEAISLLDKVKKQIGGEGLTSQVVGKYIEQETSEREEVHFTPKQLNSMAVELFKKNKKVPALKSLEQALQLTPKNVRVSLSILKVLVAIHRDEGLDADQLELAERTLDILSKSNLDENQQKAFDDFVKELPQNQPGDAPAEDKQPSLNS; from the coding sequence ATGGAAAAAGACGATTTAAGTAACTTAGATGCGCTGAATGTGCTGATTATTGATGATCAGACACTGGTCCACGACATTCTCAAGTCAACCTTTTATGATTTGGGGATCCGCACGGTAAAAAGTGCCGAAAACGCCTTTTTTGGTCTGCGGTTATGTGAGCAGCAACGGTTTCATGTGGTGATCTGCGCCTTTAATGTAAAAAGCGACAAAGATGGTTTTCATCTGCTGGAGGAGCTTAAGTTCAAGGGCCATGTCACCAAGCGCACCATCCTGATATTTTTAAGCGCCGATACCGATGAGAGTCTGGTCAACAGTATTGCCGAGCTGCAGCCCGATGACTTCTGGGTCAAGCCTCTTTCCCCTGCTCAGGTCAAAAAGCGTCTTCCTCATGTGCTGGAGGTCAAAAAGACCCTGTATAACATCTATCAGGCAGTGGATAACAAGGATTTTGGGAAAGCCATTTATTACGCCGATCGCCATCTGCTTAACCCGGCGCTGGCAAAGTATCAGATGCAACTGCTGAGAATGAAAGGGGAAAGCCTGCTGGCCCTGTGTGAGCTGGAAGATGCAGAAGCTTACTACCGCGGGCTAATGGAAAAGTATACTGCGCCCTGGGTGTATCTGGGCTTTATCAAGGTGTTGCTCAGGCAGGATAAAATGCAGGAGATCAAAGAACTGCTGGCGCAACTGACCGACAAAGTTGAGACCCGTTTTGCTACCTATGACTTGCTGGCGCAGTATTATATCGAACGGGAAGACTATGAACAGGCTTACGAAGAAATTAAAAAGGCCGCCGAGCTGGCGCCCCGCAATATAGAACGTAATAAAAAGCTCTGGGATCTGGCCCGTCTGACCCATGATCACCAGGGCCAGTATAAGGCCACCCAGGCCATGGCTAAATATGCCAAGAATTCCATTCATGATTCCCCGGCCCTGCTGTTCAATGTGATCCGCTCCGGGATTGATCTGGCCTGTACCCTGACTGGTGAGGCGTCCCTCAAAATTCTTAAGCAGTCAGAGCGTTATATCGCTGATCTTGAGAACAATTATGCCGGCAATGAAGAGTTTAAAGAGCAACTGGTGGTGGTTAAAGCCAGGGTGCACAATGCCAGAGAAGAACGGGACCGTGCCGAGCGTATCGTCGATGCCCATGTAACCCTCAAAGCAACGCCCTCGGTGGAGGATAACCTCGACAAGGTGAAGGTCTTTCATGAGCTGGGACGACGCGAAGAGGCTATCAGCCTGCTGGACAAAGTGAAAAAGCAGATTGGCGGTGAAGGCCTTACCAGCCAGGTGGTGGGTAAGTATATCGAGCAGGAAACCTCTGAACGTGAAGAGGTGCATTTTACCCCCAAACAGCTTAACAGCATGGCGGTGGAGTTATTCAAAAAGAATAAAAAAGTGCCGGCACTGAAATCCCTTGAACAGGCGCTGCAACTGACACCCAAGAATGTGCGGGTATCTTTGAGTATTCTGAAGGTATTGGTGGCCATTCATCGGGATGAAGGCCTGGATGCTGACCAACTGGAACTGGCTGAGCGTACTCTGGATATTCTGAGCAAGAGCAATCTGGATGAAAATCAGCAGAAAGCCTTTGATGATTTTGTGAAGGAACTTCCACAAAACCAGCCCGGCGATGCACCGGCAGAGGACAAGCAACCTTCACTGAATAGTTAA
- a CDS encoding methyl-accepting chemotaxis protein, producing MRYPWIDEANKVFSGVLVAQVAIAFAIAAYTDTWLWAMMIGIPTAALPLILIYTQPQAQMTRYAVAIAVQLLTALHIQQSFGLTEIHFEIFTLLAFLVYYRDWKTILISTTTVAIHHISFFFLQSNSAGVYIFEEGHLTIGILLIHAFFAIAEGAVLSVIAKRSFKEAHTSLILSNTITHIQNREGIIDLQRPIDPGLTEFSTLIGGIRKVLDESFAVSEQLIGATGAIYQQQQRLNELSKSTSQQVDTIASSMQQMTNSNQQIASSSSESAEETTAAATAATQAGENINNASHKVRSVHQALSKMSERIGSLNQQCEKISRVTVTIKTIAEQTNLLALNAAIESARAGEHGRGFSVVADEVRQLSMKTQNSTEEIETVSKTLIDQTKDSVEQMQQVLELINETVSQSAKADKAFNDVSHRITEIERNILSVSSASEQQANTSDNVSLATQALLNNISDSSALNQEIFNDFQQLRKSSESLEKALSRLKI from the coding sequence TTGCGTTACCCATGGATAGACGAAGCAAACAAGGTCTTTAGTGGAGTGTTAGTCGCTCAGGTTGCAATAGCTTTTGCTATTGCTGCTTACACTGACACTTGGTTATGGGCGATGATGATAGGCATTCCCACTGCAGCTCTACCCCTCATTTTAATTTACACTCAGCCTCAGGCTCAGATGACACGCTATGCCGTCGCTATAGCTGTCCAACTGCTTACAGCCCTGCACATTCAGCAAAGCTTTGGCCTGACAGAAATACATTTCGAAATCTTCACATTACTGGCATTTTTAGTTTATTACCGTGACTGGAAAACTATTCTTATCAGCACCACCACTGTCGCAATTCATCACATAAGTTTTTTCTTTTTACAGAGTAACAGCGCTGGTGTGTACATCTTCGAGGAGGGTCATCTGACTATAGGAATATTGCTCATTCACGCCTTCTTCGCCATTGCGGAAGGAGCTGTATTGTCGGTGATCGCCAAACGCAGTTTTAAGGAGGCTCATACCTCTCTTATTCTGAGCAACACTATTACCCACATTCAAAATCGTGAAGGAATAATAGATCTCCAACGACCCATAGACCCAGGTTTAACGGAATTCTCAACGCTTATTGGCGGCATCCGCAAGGTTCTTGATGAATCGTTTGCAGTATCAGAGCAATTAATTGGTGCAACAGGTGCCATCTATCAGCAACAACAGCGTCTCAATGAGCTTAGCAAATCGACCAGTCAGCAAGTCGATACTATAGCCAGCTCAATGCAGCAAATGACGAATTCCAATCAACAGATAGCATCATCATCCTCAGAATCGGCAGAGGAAACGACTGCGGCAGCAACAGCAGCCACCCAGGCTGGTGAAAATATCAACAATGCCAGTCACAAGGTCCGTTCTGTGCATCAGGCATTGAGCAAAATGTCAGAGAGAATCGGGTCTCTCAACCAGCAATGTGAGAAAATCAGCAGAGTAACCGTCACCATTAAAACCATCGCGGAACAGACAAATCTCCTGGCACTAAATGCGGCCATCGAGTCTGCCCGGGCTGGTGAACATGGCAGGGGTTTTTCCGTTGTCGCCGATGAAGTACGCCAACTTTCAATGAAAACACAAAACAGTACTGAGGAAATTGAGACTGTCAGTAAAACACTGATAGATCAGACGAAAGATTCGGTTGAACAAATGCAGCAAGTCCTGGAACTCATTAATGAGACTGTATCCCAGTCTGCAAAAGCAGATAAAGCCTTTAATGACGTCAGTCATCGTATAACTGAAATCGAGCGCAACATACTCTCAGTATCGTCGGCAAGTGAACAACAGGCAAACACGTCAGATAATGTATCACTAGCCACACAAGCTTTACTGAACAACATCAGCGATAGCTCAGCGCTGAATCAGGAAATTTTTAACGATTTCCAGCAGCTTCGAAAAAGCTCCGAGAGCCTTGAAAAGGCCCTCTCCAGGCTGAAAATATGA
- a CDS encoding DUF6436 domain-containing protein: MKPQSWAFLLIWAGILLGTLVLMSRWQLVDYDPNGMLLDKEHSTGLAKKLAKLSDNNRSTAIHITDSDCFCNLISQSHRQQVSQLLKDYGYSNKSINLSDFDELRQWITAVPSIILFDADSNLTFIGPYSTGLRCSAGKGLIESWLTSSIDTQGLGPTVISEAKGCYCPA, from the coding sequence ATGAAACCTCAGTCCTGGGCGTTTTTGCTTATCTGGGCGGGTATTTTACTGGGCACATTAGTATTAATGTCACGCTGGCAACTGGTCGACTACGATCCTAATGGCATGTTGCTGGATAAGGAACACAGCACCGGGCTGGCTAAAAAACTGGCTAAGCTCAGTGATAATAACCGTTCTACCGCTATTCACATCACAGATAGCGACTGTTTTTGCAATCTGATAAGCCAGAGCCATCGGCAGCAGGTCAGTCAGTTATTAAAAGATTATGGTTACAGCAACAAATCAATTAATCTTTCTGATTTTGACGAACTCAGACAATGGATCACCGCGGTTCCAAGTATCATCTTATTTGATGCCGATAGTAACCTGACGTTTATCGGACCATACTCGACTGGTCTCAGATGCAGCGCGGGAAAAGGTTTAATTGAAAGCTGGCTGACATCCTCCATCGATACTCAGGGTTTAGGTCCAACCGTCATCTCTGAAGCAAAAGGATGTTATTGCCCGGCCTGA
- the rimO gene encoding 30S ribosomal protein S12 methylthiotransferase RimO encodes MSVETFNPKQTTTLETPKKVMADNAAREGQTMDIGAGNRIGFISLGCPKNLVDSERILTQLRTEGYDVVNTYNDADLVIVNTCGFIDSAVQESLDTIGEALNENGKVIVTGCLGVKEDEIREVHPNVLAITGPHAYETVVEQVHDYLPRPEHNSFEHLVPDHGVKLTPRHFAYLKISEGCNHRCTFCIIPSMRGDLVSRPIGEVLDEAQRLKVAGVKELLVISQDTSAYGVDVKNRTGFWNGMPVKTGMTELCEKLGEMGIWVRLHYVYPYPSVDKVIPLMAAGKVLPYLDIPLQHASPRILKLMKRPAAAERTLERILKWREICPELVIRSTFIVGFPGETEEDFQMLLDFLDAAQLDRVGCFKYSDVDGAKANELPDAVPESVKEERFERFMLKQQAISAAKLQKRIGQQMDVLIDEVDEEGAIGRSYADAPEIDGMVYLNGDTELKPGDLVTVTIEHADEYDLWGSRVV; translated from the coding sequence ATGAGTGTAGAGACCTTTAATCCCAAACAAACCACCACCCTGGAAACGCCCAAAAAAGTGATGGCAGATAATGCCGCCAGAGAGGGCCAGACCATGGATATTGGGGCGGGTAATCGCATCGGTTTTATCTCGCTGGGCTGCCCGAAAAACCTGGTGGATTCGGAGCGCATTCTCACTCAGCTGCGCACCGAAGGTTATGATGTGGTGAATACCTACAACGATGCCGATCTGGTGATCGTGAATACCTGTGGCTTTATTGATTCGGCGGTGCAGGAGTCACTGGATACCATAGGTGAAGCCCTGAACGAAAACGGCAAGGTCATTGTGACCGGCTGTCTGGGCGTAAAAGAAGATGAAATTCGTGAAGTACACCCCAATGTACTGGCCATTACCGGCCCTCATGCCTATGAGACCGTGGTGGAACAGGTACATGATTACCTGCCCAGGCCTGAACATAATTCCTTTGAACACCTGGTGCCCGATCATGGGGTTAAACTCACGCCCCGGCACTTCGCTTACCTTAAGATTTCCGAGGGCTGCAACCATCGCTGTACTTTTTGCATTATTCCCTCAATGCGCGGTGATTTAGTCAGCCGCCCCATAGGCGAGGTGCTGGATGAAGCCCAGCGCCTTAAAGTCGCCGGGGTCAAAGAGCTGCTGGTGATCTCACAGGACACCAGTGCCTATGGTGTAGATGTGAAAAACCGTACCGGTTTCTGGAACGGTATGCCGGTTAAAACCGGTATGACAGAGCTGTGTGAAAAACTCGGCGAGATGGGGATCTGGGTCAGACTGCATTATGTATACCCCTACCCTTCAGTGGACAAGGTGATTCCACTGATGGCTGCAGGTAAAGTGCTGCCCTACCTGGATATTCCGCTGCAACATGCCAGCCCCAGAATATTGAAACTGATGAAACGCCCGGCCGCTGCCGAGCGCACCCTTGAGCGTATCCTCAAATGGCGTGAGATCTGCCCTGAACTGGTGATCCGCTCCACCTTTATTGTTGGCTTCCCCGGCGAAACCGAAGAAGACTTTCAGATGCTGCTGGATTTCCTCGATGCCGCTCAGCTTGACCGTGTGGGCTGCTTTAAATACTCCGATGTGGACGGCGCTAAAGCCAATGAACTGCCCGATGCCGTGCCGGAGTCGGTTAAAGAAGAACGCTTTGAACGCTTTATGCTAAAACAACAGGCCATCAGCGCGGCCAAACTGCAAAAACGCATCGGCCAACAGATGGATGTATTGATTGATGAAGTGGACGAAGAAGGCGCCATCGGGCGCAGCTACGCCGATGCCCCGGAAATTGACGGCATGGTGTACTTAAACGGTGACACTGAACTCAAACCCGGCGATCTGGTCACCGTCACCATAGAGCATGCCGATGAATATGATCTATGGGGCAGCCGGGTTGTCTGA
- a CDS encoding DUF4760 domain-containing protein — protein MYLDKGTAYLPALAVSISATFALFATLRTLYQNIQLNRESNTLQAIGLLWKGQGEKRLGKKSSGDWRLSDVSNPIQAINQFNQIQLRLLERDKGQQHIAVLGSILAMFGAPDVKFKGVELAEWKRLSEKLNIDRDSLRKGLNEAEKLCQGIQMGVYDEKLVQNYLGADLSALVTYMLSYIYCIREVHAMRLVRRARFINEVPFAQRGEHYSAHKESHDLMYEYLEYYCYRWYFTDVPREFGLFHQHLQQVYQQLRDKIASTEISDTQAWQGYCPFIAFASDNNQRTFNTLTAFAAKRGA, from the coding sequence ATGTACCTTGATAAGGGAACGGCCTATTTACCGGCATTGGCAGTCAGTATTTCTGCAACTTTTGCGCTTTTTGCGACCCTCAGAACACTGTATCAGAATATTCAGCTCAATCGGGAGAGCAATACCCTGCAAGCCATAGGTCTGCTATGGAAAGGTCAGGGGGAAAAGCGTTTAGGCAAAAAATCTTCCGGTGACTGGCGATTAAGTGATGTCAGTAATCCCATTCAGGCAATCAACCAATTTAATCAGATTCAGCTCAGACTCCTCGAGCGTGATAAAGGTCAACAACATATTGCAGTACTTGGCTCTATATTAGCGATGTTTGGGGCACCGGATGTAAAATTTAAAGGCGTCGAACTGGCTGAGTGGAAGCGGCTTTCTGAGAAGCTGAATATTGATCGGGATTCATTGCGTAAAGGACTAAATGAAGCGGAAAAACTATGTCAGGGCATACAGATGGGCGTTTATGATGAGAAGCTGGTACAAAATTATCTGGGTGCCGATCTGTCAGCGTTGGTAACTTATATGCTCTCCTATATTTACTGCATCAGGGAAGTGCACGCCATGCGTCTGGTCAGACGGGCCAGGTTTATCAATGAAGTGCCTTTTGCCCAGCGAGGGGAACATTACAGCGCCCACAAGGAAAGTCATGATTTGATGTACGAGTACCTGGAGTATTATTGTTATCGCTGGTATTTCACCGACGTACCAAGAGAATTTGGGTTGTTTCATCAGCATTTGCAGCAAGTTTATCAACAATTAAGAGATAAAATTGCCAGTACAGAAATCTCAGATACTCAGGCATGGCAAGGTTATTGTCCTTTTATCGCTTTTGCCAGCGACAACAATCAGCGTACCTTTAATACACTGACTGCATTTGCCGCTAAGCGCGGTGCATAA
- the soxR gene encoding redox-sensitive transcriptional activator SoxR: protein MQAQDLSVGQVAKRCGVRVSALHFYESKGLIYSSRNSGNQRRYSADVLRRVAVIKAAQKMGITLAEIQQAFSALPKHRAPDKKDWQALSSGWYRQLSDRIDYLQRLRDLLTGCIGCGCLSMGKCPVYNPDDKLAAEGPGPVILDTTKFK from the coding sequence ATGCAAGCTCAGGATCTCAGTGTCGGGCAGGTGGCAAAGCGCTGTGGTGTCAGGGTATCGGCGCTGCATTTTTATGAAAGCAAAGGGTTAATATACTCCAGTCGCAACAGTGGCAATCAGCGCCGTTACAGTGCAGATGTACTGAGAAGGGTGGCGGTGATCAAGGCGGCGCAGAAAATGGGCATCACCCTGGCGGAAATTCAGCAGGCCTTTTCGGCGTTGCCCAAACACAGAGCCCCGGATAAAAAGGACTGGCAGGCGTTATCCTCTGGCTGGTATCGGCAATTAAGTGACAGGATTGATTATTTGCAGCGCTTGCGTGATTTACTGACCGGCTGCATAGGTTGTGGCTGCCTGTCGATGGGTAAATGTCCGGTTTATAACCCTGATGATAAGCTGGCGGCGGAAGGTCCCGGGCCGGTGATACTTGACACCACCAAATTTAAATAA
- a CDS encoding VOC family protein has translation MLQLEHLNLVVRDIENSLTFYRAAFPHWRIRGEGKADWYGTPRNWVHFGDDYQYLTLNDNGTGENRDLKSNSIGLAHFAYITEDLDAIVRRLAEAGFSPAKAGSEDPYRKNIYFIDNDGFEVEFVEYLSDIPGERNLYR, from the coding sequence ATGTTACAGCTAGAACATTTGAATCTGGTGGTCAGAGATATCGAAAACAGCCTTACTTTTTACCGCGCCGCGTTTCCACACTGGCGTATTCGCGGTGAAGGCAAAGCCGACTGGTATGGAACCCCCAGAAATTGGGTACACTTTGGTGATGACTACCAGTATCTGACCCTGAATGACAATGGCACAGGTGAAAACCGCGATCTGAAAAGCAACAGTATAGGCCTGGCTCATTTTGCTTATATTACCGAGGATCTGGACGCCATAGTTCGGCGACTGGCCGAAGCGGGATTTAGTCCGGCCAAAGCTGGCAGTGAGGATCCTTACCGCAAAAATATCTACTTTATTGACAATGATGGCTTTGAAGTTGAATTTGTTGAATATCTGAGTGATATCCCCGGCGAACGGAACTTATATCGTTAA